A single region of the Ziziphus jujuba cultivar Dongzao chromosome 10, ASM3175591v1 genome encodes:
- the LOC107412545 gene encoding prolycopene isomerase, chloroplastic codes for MATRHFVPNPNIFQLSTTYTLRSRTRSGRRIKAQNSSKNGEEVEVEEKSKRSFGKAEADVVVVGSGIGGLCCAGLLARYQQDVLVLESHDLPGGAAHSFHINGYKFDSGPSLFSGLQSRGPQANPLAQVLDALGEKLPCANYDSWMVYVPEGEFLSRIGPTEFFKDLEKYATPNAVREWQKLLDAVLPLSAAAMALPPLSIRGDWGVLSTAAARYSPSLLKSFIEMGPQGALGAAKLLRPFSEIIDSLGLRDPFIRNWVDLLSFLLAGVKSNGILSAEMVYMFAEWYRPGCCLEYPIHGSGGVVDALIRGLHKFGGRLSLRSHVDKIVVENGRATGVKLRNGKFIRAKKAVVSNASMWDTLNLLPREAVPRAYQERIKTTPQCESFMHLHLGFDAEGIREDLGIHHIVVNDWKRGVDADQNVVLISVPSAVSPHVAPPGKHVLHAYLPGTEPFQLWQGLERGSSAYRNLKRERAEVLWRAVERALGPGFRREKCEVKLVGSPLTHQRFLRRNRGTYGPAIEAGKASFPGHTTPVSRLFCCGDSTFPGIGVPAVAASGAIVANSLVSVSQHSRLLDAIGI; via the exons ATGGCAACGAGGCATTTTGTCCCAAACCCAAATATTTTTCAACTTTCTACTACTTATACTCTCAGATCCAGGACCAGAAGTGGGAGAAGAATTAAGGCACAGAATTCCTCAAAAAATGGCGAGGAGGTGGAAGTGGAAGAGAAGAGCAAGAGAAGCTTTGGAAAGGCAGAGGCAGATGTGGTAGTGGTAGGAAGTGGAATTGGTGGACTGTGCTGCGCTGGGCTATTAGCAAGATACCAGCAAGATGTCCTCGTTTTGGAAAGCCATGATCTACCTGGTGGTGCTGCCCATTCTTTTCACATTAATGGTTACAAATTCGACTCGGGCCCCTCTTTGTTCTCTGGTTTGCAATCCAGAGGTCCCCAGGCCAACCCACTTGCCCAA GTTCTGGACGCACTGGGCGAGAAACTTCCTTGTGCCAACTATGATTCTTGGATGGTCTACGTACCCGAAGGTGAATTCTTGTCACGCATTGGCCCCACTGAATTTTTCAAG GACCTTGAGAAATATGCAACTCCAAATGCCGTTCGAGAATGGCAAAAGCTTCTT GATGCAGTTCTTCCACTGTCTGCTGCTGCAATGGCTCTGCCTCCTCTTTCTATCAGAGGGGACTGGGGTGTTCTCTCGACTGCTGCGGCCAGATACAGTCCCTCCCTTTTGAAATCTTTTATCGAAATGGGACCTCAGGGAGCTCTCGGTGCTGCAAAACTTCTGCGACCTTTCTCAGAAATCATCGACTCATTAGGGCTGAGAGATCCCTTTATACGCAACTGGGTTGACTTACTGTCTTTCTTGCTTGCTGGGGTGAAATCTAATGGTATACTCTCAGCAGAGATG GTATACATGTTTGCAGAATGGTACAGGCCGGGGTGTTGTCTTGAGTACCCAATTCATGGAAGTGGGGGAGTTGTTGATGCTCTTATTCGTGGATTGCACAAGTTTGGCGGACGGCTTTCTCTAAGAAGTCATGTGGATAAGATTGTTGTTGAAAACGGTCGAGCCACTGGAGTGAAGCTAAGAAACGGCAAA TTTATACGTGCTAAAAAGGCCGTTGTGAGCAATGCATCCATGTGGGACACATTAAATCTATTACCGAGGGAAGCTGTTCCAAGGGCATATCAGGAGAGGATCAAGACGACGCCACAATGCGAATCCTTCATGCATCTCCATCTGGGGTTTGATGCAGAG GGTATACGCGAGGACTTGGGCATTCATCACATTGTAGTAAATGATTGGAAGAGAGGAGTTGATGCGGATCAGAATGTTGTATTGATATCAGTGCCGAGCGCAGTGAGCCCTCATGTAGCACCGCCGGGGAAACACGTGCTGCATGCTTATTTGCCAGGAACAGAACCTTTTCAACTGTGGCAAGGACTAGAGCGCGGCAGCAGTGCATACAGGAATCTGAAAAGGGAAAGAGCAGAGGTTTTGTGGAGAGCTGTGGAGAGGGCACTTGGACCGGGGTTTAGGCGAGAGAAATGCGAGGTGAAGCTGGTTGGGTCTCCACTGACCCATCAGAGGTTTCTAAGAAGAAACAGAGGAACATATGGACCAGCCATTGAAGCTGGTAAAGCCTCTTTTCCTGGACACACCACTCCTGTCTCACGCCTTTTCTGCTGCGGTGACTCCACTTTTCCTGGCATTGGTGTCCCTGCCGTTGCTGCTAGCGGTGCTATTGTCGCCAATTCACTTGTTTCTGTTTCTCAACACTCACGCCTACTCGATGCCATTGGAATTTGa
- the LOC107412557 gene encoding ras-related protein RABD1 isoform X1 — protein MSPRVTLSAPLFHLGVSNKNNKGKAEIFSHFLSLNSQAQKLSSSIMSNEYDYLFKLLLIGDSSVGKSCLLLRFADDSYVDSYISTIGVDFKIRTVELDGKTIKLQIWDTAGQERFRTITSSYYRGAHGIIIVYDVTEMESFNNVKQWLNEIDRYANDSVCKLLVGNKCDLVDSKVVDTQTGKAFADELGIPFLETSAKDSINVEQAFLTMAGEIKKKMGNQPPAAKSTGTVQMKGQPIQQKSNCCG, from the exons ATGAGTCCACGAGTCACCCTGTCAGCACCACTTTTCCATTTAGGAGTAAGCAATAAGAATAATAAGGGGAAAGCGGAAATATTTTCACATTTTCTCAGTCTCAACTCTCAAGCACAGAAGCTCTCTTCCTCAATCATGAGCAACGAATA CGATTATCTCTTCAAGCTTCTGCTGATTGGAGACTCGTCCGTAGGAAAATCCTGTCTGCTACTCCGATTTGCC GATGATTCCTATGTAGATAGCTACATAAGCACGATTGGAGTCGATTTT AAAATAAGAACCGTGGAGCTGGATGGGAAGACTATCAAGCTGCAGATT tgGGATACTGCTGGACAGGAGCGGTTCAGGACTATAACGAGTAGTTATTACCGTGGTGCCCATGGGATAATT ATTGTCTATGATGTTACTGAGATGGAGAGCTTCAACAATGTCAAGCAGTGGTTGAATGAGATTGATAGATATGCAAATGACAGCGTGTGCAAGCTCCTAGTTGGGAACAAATGTGATTTGGTTGACAGCAAGGTTGTGGACACCCAAACTGGAAAG GCATTTGCTGATGAGCTTGGTATTCCTTTTCTTGAGACCAGTGCGAAAGACTCAATCAATGTGGAGCAGGCTTTCTTAACCATGGCTGGCGAGATtaagaaaaa AATGGGTAACCAACCACCTGCTGCCAAGTCAACAGGAACAGTTCAAATGAAGGGGCAACCAATTCAGCAAAAGAGCAACTGTTGCGGTTAG
- the LOC107412557 gene encoding ras-related protein RABD1 isoform X2, with product MSPRVTLSAPLFHLGVSNKNNKGKAEIFSHFLSLNSQAQKLSSSIMSNEYDYLFKLLLIGDSSVGKSCLLLRFAKIRTVELDGKTIKLQIWDTAGQERFRTITSSYYRGAHGIIIVYDVTEMESFNNVKQWLNEIDRYANDSVCKLLVGNKCDLVDSKVVDTQTGKAFADELGIPFLETSAKDSINVEQAFLTMAGEIKKKMGNQPPAAKSTGTVQMKGQPIQQKSNCCG from the exons ATGAGTCCACGAGTCACCCTGTCAGCACCACTTTTCCATTTAGGAGTAAGCAATAAGAATAATAAGGGGAAAGCGGAAATATTTTCACATTTTCTCAGTCTCAACTCTCAAGCACAGAAGCTCTCTTCCTCAATCATGAGCAACGAATA CGATTATCTCTTCAAGCTTCTGCTGATTGGAGACTCGTCCGTAGGAAAATCCTGTCTGCTACTCCGATTTGCC AAAATAAGAACCGTGGAGCTGGATGGGAAGACTATCAAGCTGCAGATT tgGGATACTGCTGGACAGGAGCGGTTCAGGACTATAACGAGTAGTTATTACCGTGGTGCCCATGGGATAATT ATTGTCTATGATGTTACTGAGATGGAGAGCTTCAACAATGTCAAGCAGTGGTTGAATGAGATTGATAGATATGCAAATGACAGCGTGTGCAAGCTCCTAGTTGGGAACAAATGTGATTTGGTTGACAGCAAGGTTGTGGACACCCAAACTGGAAAG GCATTTGCTGATGAGCTTGGTATTCCTTTTCTTGAGACCAGTGCGAAAGACTCAATCAATGTGGAGCAGGCTTTCTTAACCATGGCTGGCGAGATtaagaaaaa AATGGGTAACCAACCACCTGCTGCCAAGTCAACAGGAACAGTTCAAATGAAGGGGCAACCAATTCAGCAAAAGAGCAACTGTTGCGGTTAG
- the LOC107412558 gene encoding ras-related protein RABA2a has protein sequence MARRPDEEYDYLFKVVLIGDSGVGKSNLLSRFTRNEFCLESKSTIGVEFATRTLQVEGRTVKAQIWDTAGQERYRAITSAYYRGALGALLVYDVTKPTTFENVSRWLKELRDHADSNIVIMLIGNKTDLKHLRAVATEDAQSYAEKEGLSFIETSALEATNVEKAFQTILGEIYRIISKKSISSDESAPASIKEGTTLVVGGSEANTKKPCCSSS, from the exons atggCGAGGAGACCGGACGAGGAATACGATTACTTGTTCAAAGTGGTATTGATCGGCGATTCGGGGGTAGGGAAATCGAATCTCCTCTCCCGATTTACTCGCAATGAATTCTGCCTGGAATCCAAGTCCACCATTGGGGTTGAATTTGCAACCCGTACCCTCCAG GTTGAAGGAAGAACTGTGAAAGCTCAGATATGGGATACAGCAGGGCAGGAGCGATATAGAGCAATAACCAGTGCCTACTATAGAGGTGCCCTTGGAGCCCTTCTAGTGTATGATGTCACAAAGCCAACAACCTTTGAAAATGTAAGCCGGTGGCTGAAGGAGTTAAGGGATCATGCAGACTCGAACATTGTAATAATGCTGATTGGAAACAAGACTGATTTGAAGCATCTACGAGCAGTAGCTACCGAGGATGCCCAGAGCTACGCGGAGAAAGAAGGCCTATCATTCATTGAAACATCAGCTTTGGAAGCAACTAATGTTGAGAAGGCGTTCCAGACAATTCTTGGGGAAATATACAGGATAATTAGTAAGAAGTCAATCTCTTCGGATGAGTCAGCGCCTGCAAGCATTAAAGAGGGCACGACTCTTGTGGTTGGGGGATCCGAGGCCAACACAAAGAAGCCTTGCTGCTCTTCATCCTGA
- the LOC107412556 gene encoding elongation factor 1-gamma produces the protein MALILHAGKTNKNAFKTLIAAEYSGVKVELAPDFEMGVSNKTPQFIKMNPIGKVPVLETPDGPIFESNAIARYVTRLKTDNPLYGSSLIDYAHIEQWIDFASLEIDANILFWFRPRIGRAPYLPPAEEAAISALKRALGALNLHLASNTYLVGHSLTLADIVMTINLFFGFTQLMTKSFTSEFPHVERYFWTLVNQPNFKKILGEVKQTESIPPVQSAKKPAQPKESGKPKHKDEPKKEAKKEPAKPKDEAGMEEEEAPKPKPKNPLDLLPPSKMILDEWKRLYSNTKTNFREVAIKGFWDMYDPEGYSLWFCDYKYNDENTVSFVTLNKVGGFLQRMDLARKYAFGKMLVIGSEPPFKVKGLWLFRGQEIPQFVIDECYDMELYEWKKVDISDEAQKERVNQMIEDQEPFEGEALLDAKCFK, from the exons ATGGCTCTG ATCTTGCATGCAgggaaaaccaataaaaatgcGTTTAAGACGCTCATTGCTGCGGAATACAGCGGTGTCAAAGTTGAACTGGCTCCAGATTTTGAGATGGGTGTTTCTAATAAAACTCCGCAATTTATCAAGATGAATCCCATTGGCAAG GTTCCTGTTTTAGAAACCCCTGATGGTCCTATCTTTGAGAGTAATGCCATAGCACGCTATG TTACCCGCTTGAAGACTGATAATCCTCTTTATGGTTCTTCTCTCATTGACTAT GCCCATATTGAGCAGTGGATTGATTTTGCATCGCTGGAGATTGATGCTaacattttgttttggtttagACCGAGAATCGGACGAGCCCCATACCTTCCTCCA GCTGAGGAAGCTGCAATTTCAGCTTTGAAGAGAGCATTAGGTGCTTTGAACCTGCATCTTGCTTCAAATACCTACTTGGTTGGGCATTCTCTAACACTGGCTGACATCGTCATgacaatcaatttatttttcgGGTTCACCCAGCTTATGACTAAGAGCTTCACTTCTGAGTTTCCTCATGTTGAGCGATACTTCTGGACTTTGGTTAATCAACCTAACTTTAAAAAGATATTGGGCGAGGTCAAGCAGACTGAATCTATTCCACCTGTTCAATCTGCAAAGAAGCCTGCCCAGCCCAAAGAATCTGGTAAGCCAAAGCACAAAGATGAGCCAAAGAAAGAAGCTAAGAAAGAGCCAGCAAAGCCCAAAGATGAAGCTGGCATGGAAGAGGAAGAGGCACCAAAGCCTAAACCCAAAAATCCTCTTGACCTGCTGCCTCCAAGTAAGATGATATTGGATGAGTGGAAGAGGCTCTATTCAAACACCAAAACCAACTTCCGTGAGGTTGCAATTAAAG GATTCTGGGATATGTATGATCCTGAGGGATACTCTCTGTGGTTCTGTGATTACAAATACAATGATGAGAATACTGTTTCCTTTGTTACATTGAACAAGGTTGGTGGATTTCTTCAACGAATGGATCTCGCTCGCAAGTATGCATTCGGGAAGATGCTAGTCATTGGCTCAGAGCCACCATTCAAGGTGAAGGGGCTATGGCTCTTCCGAGGACAAGAAATTCCTCAATTTGTAATTGATGAGTGCTACGACATGGAACTGTATGAGTGGAAAAAGGTGGACATTTCAGATGAAGCACAAAAAGAGCGCGTCAACCAGATGATTGAAGATCAAGAGCCTTTTGAGGGAGAGGCTCTTTTGGATGCGAAGTGCTTTaagtga
- the LOC125420921 gene encoding uncharacterized protein LOC125420921, translated as MSEISERRSLCFLVLLVSVCLQFISGFSDDTKNDTKVETHSSSTGSTGSMVVIIFFVLVVVALFSFFLFKLWQKKKREEQYARLLKLFEEDDELELELGLRD; from the exons atgAGTGAAATTTCGGAGCGCAGATCGTTGTGTTTTCTTGTATTATTGGTTTCTGTTTGTCTACAATTCATTTCAG gTTTTTCTGATGATACCAAGAATGATACAAAAGTTGAGACTCATTCTAGTTCCACTGGCAGCACTGGTTCCATGGTGGTCATCATATTTTTTGTGCTCGTGGTAGTTgcattgttttcatttttccttttcaagttgtggcaaaagaagaaaagagaagagcAGTATGCCCGCCTTTTGAAGCTGTTTGAAGAGGATGATGAGCTTGAGCTTGAACTTGGTCTCCGGGACTAA
- the LOC107406346 gene encoding KH domain-containing protein At1g09660/At1g09670 — protein MSSVMGERIPHGSYFQYPPPPPGVHASPHRSSSIPVDRERYLSELLAERQKLGPFVQVLPLCSRLINQEIRRVSGFNHTFMDHERLEHESPFRSLSQHPTGRPMDLEGWPSMQMEENGLHQRMAPLQSPSIGWPGVQGAPTTPIVKRVVRLDVPVDKYPNYNFVGRILGPRGNSLKRVEAMTECRVYIRGRGSVKDSVKEEKLKDKPGYEHLNEQLHVLVEAEFPEDIINSRVDHAVAILENLLKPVDESLDHYKKQQLRELAMLNGTLREESPSMSPSMSPSMSPFNSTGMKRAKTGR, from the exons ATGTCCAGTGTGATGGGAGAGAGAATCCCGCATGGAAGTTACTTCCAGTACCCTCCACCTCCTCCTGGAGTCCATGCTTCTCCACATAGGTCTTCTTCTATCCCTGTAGATCGAGAAAG ATATTTGTCTGAATTACTGGCAGAAAGGCAAAAGTTGGGACCATTTGTTCAAGTTCTACCTCTATGTAGCAGACTTATAAATCAAG AAATTAGACGGGTATCAGGCTTCAATCACACTTTTATGGATCATGAAAGACTTGAGCATGAGAGTCCGTTTCGATCATTAAGTCAACATCCAACCGGTAGACCAATGGATTTGGAGGGATGGCCTTCAATGCAAATGGAG GAAAATGGACTTCACCAAAGAATGGCCCCATTGCAATCCCCTTCAATTGGTTGGCCTGGGGTCCAAGGAGCTCCAACCACTCCTATTGTAAAGAGAGTTGTTAGACTTGATGTTCCTGTGGACAAATATCCAAAT TATAACTTTGTCGGCCGAATTTTGGGACCACGGGGGAATTCCTTGAAAAGAGTTGAAGCCATGACAGAATGCAGAGTGTACATAAGAGGTCGGGGGTCTGTGAAAGATTCTGTGAAG gaagaaaaattgaaagataaacCTGGATACGAACACCTTAATGAACAGCTGCACGTGTTGGTGGAGGCTGAATTTCCGGAGGATATAATAAATTCACGCGTGGATCATGCAGTGGCAATACTAGAAAACCTTTTGAAGCCTGTG GACGAATCCCTGGATCATTATAAAAAGCAACAACTTAGGGAATTGGCAATGCTAAATGGTACATTGAGAGAAGAAAGCCCAAGTATGAGCCCCAGCATGAGCCCCAGTATGTCTCCCTTTAACAGTACAGGAATGAAAAGAGCCAAGACGGGAAGATAG